The window CATTCAGGTTAGAACGGGTATAGATCGCACCATTGGTATCACCGGTAAAGCGGTAGCCTGCCCTTGCCTGCACTTTCATGTAGCGGAAGATGCGAACGTTCAGGTTGATGTCTGGCTGGATCACATAGGTCCAGTCGCCATCACGCTTGTTGCCTTTTTCTAATTCACTCTGGTTATTGAGTTCTACTGTTCCAGCTCCGACCATCAGTCCAACAGATAGGTTAACGGGTTTGGAAGGCTGGAAATGGCGTGCACCATAGAGGCCGAAATGATTGAACCTCAGTTTGGCTTTTCCCTGCTCCATTTGCTTAGAGAAGAAGGTGGTATAGCCACTGATACCCACCAGCCAATTATGGTTCAGTAATACACCGCCATGGCCGCCTACGCTAAGGGCAGCATTGCCATCAATCGCAGTGATCTCGGTTACCGCGGCGCCATAACCGCCGATATGGTTGCGCTCGCCTGATTGCGCTGATACGTAAGACAGGGAAAAGGCCAGCATCCCTGTGAGGATAAGTTTTTTCATGATTCTCTTTTTAATTGTGTGCAAATTTCAAAAGGTGCAGCCGACCTAACGGCTAACTACTGAACCGATGCCCCATGTGGGCGGATAAATGCC is drawn from Flavihumibacter rivuli and contains these coding sequences:
- a CDS encoding outer membrane beta-barrel protein, with the protein product MKKLILTGMLAFSLSYVSAQSGERNHIGGYGAAVTEITAIDGNAALSVGGHGGVLLNHNWLVGISGYTTFFSKQMEQGKAKLRFNHFGLYGARHFQPSKPVNLSVGLMVGAGTVELNNQSELEKGNKRDGDWTYVIQPDINLNVRIFRYMKVQARAGYRFTGDTNGAIYTRSNLNGATAGIGLLFGSF